The Malus sylvestris chromosome 8, drMalSylv7.2, whole genome shotgun sequence genomic interval TGCAGGCTACTCATGCCAGAACAGCACCATGCTCCAATCCAGTCTTAAAGTCTGTAAAGATGTCCTGGAAAACGTCAACTCTGGTGCCGGACAGCACTGTGCACCCAGTGAACCAAGCATATTGCAGCAGCTCGAGGATGTAGTGGTCATGCCCAACTACCATCGTTTGTTTCCTGGTGGCGCCCGGAAGCTTTTTAGCATCTTCGGAACCAGCTACTGTGACACAACCGCGAAGCAGCTTGCTTGCTGGGTAAGTCGCCTCCCACTCCACAACCCGTCATTCCATTTTCCATTTTCTCCATCACCTTCTCTCGCCTTTATCATTTCTCTCAAATACTCAGAATCCGACCATGCACTTGCAGATATCGATTCAAAAGTGCGACAAGGACGGGGACAACAGACTCCGTGTCTGCTATTCGGCCTGTCAATCATACAATTCGGCATGTGGGGCTTCGCTCGATTGCTCGGACCAAACCCTGTTCAGTAGCAAAGACGAAGCACAAGGGCAATGCACAGGCTCTAGTGGGATGAGAACGTCATGGATTAGCAGCATacaggattggttttcaagtaACAGTTCCTCAAAAGGGACGTCTGTAAAAAATTAGGCAGTTCTAGttatttttggtttttcgtaattttttttttgtagggttTTAATTTTACGAAAAGGTGGTGGCATTTCAATGCTGGGCCTTTTAGATGTTAGGGTTCCATTCAGCAAGGCCCaataaatcattaaaaaaatgttggGCCGGGAGGTGAGCTGTTGCTTTCAAAGATGAAAGCCTGCTTGTAGAGAAATTTAGAAATGCATGAAATGCATGAAATGCAAAGGGGATTCCAAAAgaaacaaggaaaaacaaaaagtttAGGGAAGCTTGTTGAGTTGAGTTGTTTGTGCAGTGGTTTGGCCGAAGGCcttgaaatttgaaagaaaaaggaaaaaaaaagcccTTGTATTTGTTTAGTGTTTTTATTTTAcgtgttttattaattttgagcttgtttggaagtgttttttaaaatatagtttggtgaaaatgtttttggagcTAATTTTGAGTAAGAATGCACGGAAGTCTTGGAAAAGTACTTAAAATTCATTTTAGAAAAAGTatggctcgtttggatgtgcttttaaaatggctgaaagcgtttttagggaaaatattttttggttccaaaagcacttgaagtgctttcttcaagaaacattagttatgtgcttctttcaggaaacatttaagtgttttttttcaggattttcttgtgtttttactaaggattaattccaaaaatattttcaccaaaagcgttttcagtcattttaaaatcacatccaaacgagctcgtATATAATTGGTGTTTCTTGTATATGGTACTTTAAATACTTTTGTATCCTAAAATGTTTTCTCTAAAAGAGTTTTTAGGAAGGCTATGTTGTTGATTCTTTctctaataatttaaaaaatgattaaaacctTCAAATATATGATCTCTCCAGCATCACCCGAAAAACACAAACTAGTTTGAACATTAATACACACAAATTTCCCTCTCATACGCTATCAACACTATCTTCAAGATCTGAATCGTTGATTTTGCAAATAAAACGGTTACCCCAAGAGATGGAGGGTATCAGTGTAACTAGCAGTGTTGATCCCGACAAATTAAGAGTCACATGGTAGAATAAGAAAGAGAGCGACAAAGGGACAGAAGCTTCAGTTTCATTGTTCGAAATGCATACATCATCTTAGTCTCGGACAATAATGATATGCAAATGCAAGGACATCAGATATATTGGTTCATTGGTGGTGCAGGTGAAATGTTTTAGTAACACGCATCGGTACACcaagtgttataatacaagtggttgaaaattttcttttttaagtatCTAACGACTTTTACCATGACACTTGGTATACCAGGTTGCATTTTcagcacactaaaaaatctttcAGCGGTGGAGGCGCCAAGAGTCTTCCAAATTAAGTAGTATTGCATTCCCATGCATGCACCGCGTTGGGAACCAACACACGCAAAGAAACTCACTTAAATATATTCATATATGTATCTATATCTCTTCTTAACCTAATTTTCCACCCATctaatcaaaacattttaaactAATCACACCAAAAAGAACCGACAAAGCAAACGTACAGATTAGACTTTTGTAGAATAAAACCATGTCATATTAATGAAGATGGGATTATGAACAGAGACAGCTACCCATCGTTCGTGAAATCAAGAATTAGGTGAGTATTACTACGTGTTAGACTTGATTTTCGAATAAATAACGTAATATAAAAGTGctctaaaatttgattaaaccaTAATCAATTTGCTACGCAACAGTAATCAATTAATATTCTAAACCCCATAAGCACAAGGGTCCTTCACTCCCTTATCTAAAATTtaaggcctaatcggataaatggtcctcgtggtcataaggtattcggatgatagcccctgtgataaaaaaattcggatttaaacccctgtggtctaagtctgttaggatttatgcccttatGTTAaataatgttgacgtggctgccacatatatgccacgtggcaaaaataataatttttaattttttttaaaaacctgaatttttacaaaaaaaaaaaacccagaagctCCCCCTCCCTCCGCacgttcccccccccccccgccggatttcttcttcttcttcttcccgccgcaGACCAgctctaggggtgggttcggtttaaatcggttcggttttttgccaaaaccgaaaccaaaccgaaatttcggttcggttcggttcggttttttcggttcggtttcggttcggtttcggttttttgttttttttttcaaaaaatgaaaaacattgaaattttaaattttaacatatccaacacaatcataacataagcattctaactagaatcaaagacaatgaaaataaacatttaaaattgaactaaaatcatcaatcaagtcttccaaagtccaaactaacaacctcacaacacaaaaatcgtacaaatgacttagaaaagttaaattgtatgatgttgttcaaagatcaaggttgtttgcttgtaattgcatgttgacaacttgattagtaaaaataatgcgtgggtggatttatttaatGTGTGTTAGAtttttttccatcacaaattacccaagtaatctacccgaaataaatgtttatggattctgttacatggtatatgagagtagatttggaaaagaaagctaggacagaagtaggcagtgctatggagatggatgtaggtacttctggaggaggtttggttccggaaccttatatgggggataaataataggttagggtttagagtttttataggcctttttaaatattttgagcttaaagtttggcaacacattgggtttagcacattttaacttacaaattgggtttagaaaataatacccaaaacaaataattaaaaaaaaattaatttaattaattcggttcggttcggtttagttcggtttctagatcactaaaaccgaaccgaaccaaaagaattcggttcggttcggttttttcaattcggttcggttttttcgttcggttcggttttttcggtttggttttcggttttttgaacccacccctaaccAGCTCCCCCTCGCCGGAGCCCTCTCCccgcgcgaccctcctccctctccttcttcttcttcttcttcccgccggtctCCCCACgcgactcctccctctccctcttcgttcttcttcttcttcttcttcttcttcttcttcttcttcttcttcttcttcttcttcttcttcccgccggagaccagctccccccctcgccggagccctctccccgcgcgacccaatccctctcccttttccttcttcttcttcttcttgctgatctgggttttttttttgtaaaaattcaggttttttttaaaaaaaaattaaaaattattatttttatcacgtggcagacatttggcagccacgtggcatatatgtggcagccacgtggcatatatgtggcagccacgtcagcattatttaacagaaaggcataaatcctaaccgatttagaccacaggggtttaaatctgaatttttttaccacaggggctatcatccgaataccttatgatcacggggaccatttatccgattaggccaaaatttaatttataccAATATACTTAATAATTAATTGATCATTTGTTTATGATGACCCGCTAGGGCAAAATGTGATCAAGTAGTCCGACCCGGAACAGGTACAAGTGCTCGTAGCGTCGTCATAGGCGTAGCTGTACGCTGTGGGGCACGCCGTCTTGAACATCTCCGAGTACTGCGTCGGCGAGCAAGTCTGCGGCGTCGCGTGCTCCCCGGTGCAGCAAAACTCTGGCGTGTTAAACGCCGCGCACGCGCTCCTGCAAGCCACCACCGCCCCCGAACCAGCATCCATCACCCGCAGCTCCGCCGGGCAGCGGCCGTTCAAGTCCGCCACGCACCCCGCGTACTGGCAGTCGCCAGTTCCGCCGGTGGCCCACAACCCCATACCCACATTGTAACCGTCCACCAGGCTGACGTCATAAAAGTCCTTGTCCCCCGGGTTGGACCCGATCGTGAACTCCGCCAACGTCACTGGAGGCGCGCCACCGCCGGCACATTTTAGCGACCCGCAGTCGCCAGTGACGCATTTTCCTTTTCCCGCGTCGTCGAAGGTGCAGCCAGTTCGTGCCCAGAACCGGCCGGACCAGCCGGGAGGGGCGGTGAACTGGACAGAAGTACCAGGGGCCAATGCGAAACCGCCCTCTCCGAGAATTGCAGCGCCGTTTCCGGAGAGAGTTCCCGGCCAGACTGTGTAACCGCAACGGTTTTGGAGAGTGAATTGGGTGGCGCGGACTACATTACCTGCAGCTGCATCAAGAAGCAGGGGAATATTACCCAGAAACAGAAACGAGTTTAGATTACGTTAATTACTTTATTAATTAGTGTAGTTAATCATGTTTAATTAGTTTAAAGAGGGATTTAGGTACGTACCTAACgtgaagagagaaagaagaagatagaGCTTTGTCGCCATAACCGAAAACGAAGACAGAGTCGAGGACAGTTGTGGAATTACGATTTAATCCGATTTGGCGGTTCCAAGCTTCCGCTTGGTGATCGGTATTTATAATTGCGCCCAGGGTTAATTTTGGTATTTTAaattcttcctctctttccgTGACGTGGTATAAGATGGTGGGGCCTGTTCTTATGCGCCGGAAGCACGACCTTTTACTAGGTAATGAACCAATGGGGGATTGCCACGTCATCAAATTAAAGGCGGGGCAATCTTTCTCTGTCACCACTTTTTCTATTTTAGGAAAATAGTTTGTTGGATTTGGTTTGGTTGATCGCCAGGGTAGATTGTTTGGCAGTTGGAGTGTGCAGCTTTACCTTATCTTATGTTTACCCTTTAACtttgctttgtttttcaatggtaaAACCTGATGTGTCATCGTGTCATCTATTTTAGTGTTACGGAAAAAAATTGCAAGAATTCTATGTTTCGATGTATAAACCACTCTCCATATTTATCATTCACGATGTAAAATCTGATGTGTCATCGTGTCATCCATTTTCACGATGTGTAGTTTAATGAATCCCACGTCGTGAAAAAAGAAACTTTGCAAAGGTTTATAAGTAAGTTGAACCACTCTCCATATTGCCAGttaattttatggtggaaccttaaTTTTCTTTATGTTATCAGAGCATGTGGCTAACATGTGAAGCCGAACAGCAACACGTGTTCCACACCACCTAATTTTTATTGTCCAAgtgtttggcttgaaaatttgtcACGCATGAGGGGTCGTGTGAGGAGGTGAAGTTTAATGAGTCTCACATTGTGAAAGGATAAACCTTGTAAGGGCTTATAAGTATGTTGGACTACTCTccatattgtcaattaattttatggtagAGCCTCAACTTTTTTCATAATATGCATTTTACCCTCCCAAATATACAACAAAAAATGAATGGTTTGGGCCTTCAATCATTTTCCATTCGGAAGAATGACAAATGCCGTTATTCTTTGACAAGATGATTTATAATTAAACTATAAGATACGAGGAGTGTGATTCAAACATGAGTGTATGGCACAAACTGATTGCTCTAATCAACCGACCTAATTCTCGTCAGCGTAAAAAAAAAGAGGCAGGAAGGACTAAAACGGTTGGCCAGTTGAACAAGCTTCATACATCGCTAAGTTATAAGCAACAAGAAGATTGGAAAACCATGTTTGGCTATGAAGATAAAAAAAGGGGCGTCCTTTAAGAAAAGCTATAACCAAGCAGACCGCAAATGCATGCCAGCAGAGCCATGCAAAACGCGTTTTCTTTTAATCGTTGGCACTGTCTGGGTTTGATTGTTTCCTATATATTGGCATGATACGTACTGTGAGGCTTATTTGTGGTATAAAAGTCGAAATCCACCAGAAAGTTGGGCAAGACAAAGAAACCTGCTCACATACAAGGGTTGACAAAGTTCATACCCTTTGCTTCACTCATTTAATCTGTCTACAACTAACAGCTAACCTCGTAGATTGAGAGACAACTTTCCCAGGACATCAAAATGTCGATCAGTACTCTAAACGAACAAGATGTCAAGTGTGAAAGTTAAAACAAATGGCCACGATGCAAATTTCTCTCATTTGTTTTAAGCATAAAGTTGAGAATAATCCCCAAACTTTCTTTTTTGATCTATTGAAAATACTTCTTCACAAGACACTTATGTTCATAAACCCTTTCATTAGCACGtcacaaattttaaaaagatCTAGGTCACGTTTAGAATCTGTAAAAACTTTTTAACTTTTTCCATCAAATAGTATCGGAAGCGCTCATCTCACAAGCACTTCTACTTGTTCTAagaaaagcactttcaaacgtGACATTGTTCTTTCTATTTACAATGTACTAAACAATTTTTCAAGATGATTCAAgatagaaaatgaaaattataagatTAATTTTCAACAGATATATCTGATATACCACTTTTGAACCTAATTACAGGAAGATAAGATCCAAGGCTCAACATGTTATAAAATCACTGCAAATCTGTAAAAACATTGACGGTGTATATATGTGGTTTCATAGACTGAAGAATCCCCGCGCCATAGCACATGGAAAACTGTCATGCTACCAGGCAAATTTGCAGCTCTCTTTAAATTAAATGCTGCAATGACTAGAAAAATGAAGTTTGCATCTATTGCTTGTCTCAAGACAATGACTGGTTACTTTGGCTGGGATGCGAAATTGGGAATAAACCGCTGCAATGACGTCCTAGTTGTAGGTCCGCAAAGGCAATCCCTCGGATGTTCCCCTAACCCAACCCGGGAAGGGACCGAAGGGAACCGCAGCAAGGGGAATGTCCGTGTCTCGTTGAAATTATTCTACTGTTTTGGCATAAGGAATTCGGCGGCAAGCACACGCAGGTGCAAGtgcaacaatatatataaacattccaaaaacactttaaaaattGGTATTTGGACATTTTATTTCTCCTTTAATTGCTATTCAATTCTTGGTCTATTGCAAACACATGTTGCTTGAACAAAGTCTAAAATTGGCATCGgatgaaaatcaaaataagtagCTGTGGCAAGGTACCCACATGATAAACCGATGTATATTTTAAACCAGACGGATGAAAAAATGGCTAGGTAAATCAGCATGATAGTCAAAACAATTACGAACATGAAATTTACCAAGCACTTGAATGTAGAAagctcttcttctcctccttcatTAGGGAAATGCCCTTGATCGCTGAAATCGGAAAGTAAGTTGTCCTTGAGCAGGAATGCTTCCGTTAACCAAGAGGCTGCATCGGCATTAGAAGCAGGGATCTCTTCAATAGGGATTCGCCGAACATGTATGTGAACTTCTGATGGATCCACGCCAAACGCATTGTCTAGAAACGAAGGGCATTGATTCTTGTATGTGATAGTCAAGTCATAAACTGCAGCACAATTTAGATGGTCATCAGAGAACATATAAGTATAACATGCGCACACACAATCTTCAAAATGTTTCGATAAGAAATTGTGGGGAAAATCACAGAGTTGAGTTTTGTGTAAATAACCTGCATCCAAAGAACTTCTTAGAGCTTCCAAGCAAGCACAAAAGCCTTTAGTTCTTGGAAGTAGCACATGTGACAGTACAGGAAGTCCATTTTCAGCAGCAAATACCTGactctttttgcatttttcTTCACTGTATAGAGACAAAAAGAAGAACTATATATCTTCGTATATTCATATATTACTGAATAAACACAAACCCTAGCATGCAATATAGAAAATTGCAAGTTGAAAATATGAGATATGCCAATGTGGGATGTAaccattatattaaaaaatgtgAGAAATGGGGTCCAAGACTTATGTATTGTATAGAAGTGCATCAAATTAAGGCAATATTGTAACCATAAATTCTATCTTAATTGAACTAATTATGTAACCTAATTGAGATTACTTCGAATCTTCTATCCTTGATCAAATATGGAAATACATGTAGATGGAGGTCAACAGTCTTGTATATAATAACTTCAACATAATAATCTGAAAATATACATGCAAatggattgaaaaaaaaaagaaaaaaaaaagaggggtaAAGGGTAGTACTTATAATCAGTTCCTTCAGGAAAAATGGCAAGCCAGAGAGGGTCTGCAGGATCAGCAAATGACGAAAGCATTTTCCGCATAACCGGTTCATCAGCTTCCCACTTCCTCTTCAAAGGAATGAACTCTAAAATGTGAAATCCCCACCCGAATACTGGCAGCTTCATCAGGCTGCTCTTGAGCACATACTTGATGTGTCCAAGAGACCCTTTTCGCAATGCAAGATCCCACAAGTACATCCAATCAACCTCGGTTTTATGGTTGGCAATGAGGAGAGTCCGTTCTTTAGGGGGCACGGTGTCTCcagaaaaaaccactttcgtGCCGTTGATCTTCTCAAACAGGAAAGGCCACAAGGCCagccaaatgccaaagaatAAGGAGGTTGCTGTTCTGCTTATATGTATGCTCAAAGGGCGCAATAATAGAGCAATTATGGGAGCAAAACACACAAGAATCGTGAACGCAGTTGAGAGAAATACTACTAAACATAAGATACCCCTCACAACCCTAAGAGGAGACAAAGGCCTGTGCTTTAGTTTACTATCTGGTTTCAAGGGACTGCAAACATCCATCTCGTTCCAGGAAAAACCTCCCTCAATGCAGCTGCAATATTAATAAATGGGGTTTTAAAATCTATGCTTAAAATGTCCCTAAATATAAATGTAAGAAAGAAAATAACACTGAatcatgaaaaaaaagaaaggagttGTTATTGGCGGCAAAAGAGTTATCATGCACTCAACCGGAAGAGTTTTTGAGTTACGACAGATGCATGGCGACTTTCTTGGCATGCCAATAACAGTTCCAAACAAAAAGAAGGGAATGAAGACctccaaaccctaatttttctcTATGATGACTTTCTCGGGGTGCGATGCGATGATTCAATTTTCACAGCAATGCTTTCACACATAAATGCCATTTGCTCCGAGAACAAAATTGATACCTCATGCCAATGTTGAgatttcaaagtttcaatcaaaCAGTATCCAAAATCGTTTAGatataacaaattatcaaacTTTTCAATTACTTTGCCAAATCCCCTTTTTTTGGCAATTGAAATGTAATCACGAACAAATAAAGGTAGAAATTCCATCTCAAGTACACACAAAATAATGGGGAAAACAATGTGTTTGTGTAAAGAAGTTTAttattcagaaaaaaaaaactgagataCCTCATGCCAAAGTTGAGTTAGAGAGAAGTTTTTTGCTCCGAGAACGAAGAGTACGTTTGtggtgttgaagaaattaatCTAGAAAAAGATAAGCGCGTTTTGTTAAAATGGCCAAAAATAAAAGGCCATTTATATATAAATACCCCATAAATACAAAGGCcaataataatataaatgatgaaattaaGTGCGAATAtggaattatttattttttttagaaagtagAGAACGGgtcaaaaagaaaatttaaagctGTTAGATTTGTTGGGTAAATTTGATTGGTGTAAAATACAATACATGGGACGATAAATTCGATAATTtgatgggaaaaaaaaaacaaatctacTAGCTTCCTCCTTGATAAATCtaaaaaaataaggaataatattaagggaaaaaaaaaagcaatcttAATTTTCACTACTACGAGAATCATGAGTGCTGTTTGGTGATGGAGTCCGACGCAAGTTGAGCAGCAGACTGATGGCTGTTCCTCAACGAATGCATACAAATCTTAATTTAGGCTCATTTACTGTGAGAGTGGTTGAAACTTAACATAAGGGCACGTATAGAGTCATGATTAACTGACTTGACCagattaaaacaaaacattttctaGTTATGAAAACCAAAACGAAGAATTGACGAcgtacaaacaaacaaaagattaACTAGCTACAAATTGAGATCTAATCCGACCAAAAAAAGTCATTAATCACAAAAATCTCACAGTTAGAAAGAGACAGCTCAAAACATGGAGACTCAAATGCGTATAAATTAAACATGTGGATGAACAAAACTTTAGGGTAAATATGAACACACTTACTTGTTCTTTGTGGCTCGATAAGTCGATAGTACTTCTTGTGCCGAAAACGTCTCATAAACTCATAAAAGATGAAACTATGTGTGACAACGTCATGTGTTGCTAAACATTGGATTCATCCAAGTACAGGTTGCTGGGAAAGGAAATGCAATAGtgaaaatcaagaagaaaattGAGCTGCTAAAGATCAAGCCATGACGGACGTTGATGAAGGTTGATAGAGGTAACCAAGGTATGTCGAGGAGCTGATTAAGGGATGATCGGCTTGGATTTGGATGACGAAGatacaaaaagagaaaaaatgagTTGTCATTTGTGCAAAACTCCTCGGCCGGAAAACTTTTGGTGTATTAAATccaggtttttttgtttttgtttttggtagaAAGGCAAAAGTTTTATCGCCGACAAAGCTTTACAAAACAAATATACAAAGGCCACGCGGGCCAACCAAAAAGAAACACGAAGAGCCCAACCAAAGATTAGGCTAAAAATCAAAAGCAAACCGACTGAAAAAGTAATCCCTAGCTTACTGCAACAATTGCCTCGGCACCTCGCAAACAGCTCGAACCATCGAAcccaaccaacaccataaatcCGATCAGACAAAGCCTCAGAGATGGAAGGAAGCAAAACTCCATCATCCAGCAAATAGCTCCTCCCCAGTTGCAGCCACCAATTAGAAGAAACCAAAGAAGCCAGTGGGATGTCCACTAGCGACAGTGCCAATGAAGGCAGACCAAGAGAGGGAGCCGATGTGAACATCGGAACTCTACACACCCTCTCGATATACCGCAACAAGTAATATGTCTTTatccaaaaaccaaatgcaACGATCAAGTTAGAAAATGGTAGCTATATAACGGGGGAATTTGACTCTAAGCCTTATCTATGATTTGGGTTTTTCTCTGCATTTCATTTAGGCTTAATGTTTCTGGATTTGGGCTCTACTATATATCTAGTTGTGTTGTGTTGGGCCTTTAAGCCGAAATTGACACCAAATTTGCTAGCCTTAAGCGTCTCTCATGATTATGCTTTTAATTTTCGGACACCAAATCAGAATCATGTGATTCTGAAATAAATATAAGTATTAcacaattaaacaaataaaagtaAACCCCTACACGGCTAACACAAGCACAAATGTATAGTCACCATTAATACTGATCTGGCACAATAAACAATAGACACAACACAGTTATACTAGTAGCAACATCAGTCACATTGAAAAGCAATGCCACATAAAGTCATTGCAATAGAGTGAAGCCACGTCAAATCATTGTTGATAGACGAGACCACATAACTCACCGCTCAAATGTGAAGACCAATCTAGCCATCGTAATAGCGCGACCAAAACACTCGCAAGGCAAGGCAAAAACAACTATACTACTCCTAGAATGAAACCACCGGTCAGCTCATCTCAGTGGAGGACAAGGACCCCTCATGCTAAGGTCAGCTGCAACTTCACTGCTCTAGTGAGATTTCGGCTTCCACATGTCAAGCACCCCAAAATCTGGTTGCACAAGGCAACAGAACTGCTAAATCCAATGGCAACTTGCAAGCAGTGGGGCACCTAAATTTAATTCACAACGTAGCAGAACCGCAGGACCTGAGCACACTAGTCCTCGCAACGACAAATTCAGTCTTGGAGGAGAGACATAGGGATGAAAGGCCATGAGGAGAGAGGGAGGACCGCAGGACCTAAAccatgtaaatttttatttatttatttatttatttttttggaatggGGAAGATTGATGGTTTGGGAAACTTTATTCATTAGCTAAAATTAAAGATTATAATAGGATATGTATCAAAGttgattcttttttcttttttttttacaaattataATGTTAATGGGTTAAATTATTAGTTATTAAGGGAATAAAAATCAATGAAAATTGAACCCTACTAGAATGTATATGCGTGTGCGTCATTACCTTTTACCACTTCAGTAAACCACCATCTGCCAGATTTTACTATAGAAAATTTTGTATTCAAGTAGCACGCATATCCTTTCGCATAATTGGCCTTCGTTATCGCCCTAAGAAAAAAATCGGCCTTCTCGAGCGATTGCATCCTTTTCTAATAGAAGGATGTCACATCTTAATGTCCTATTAGTATACCCATTAATTT includes:
- the LOC126632154 gene encoding pathogenesis-related thaumatin-like protein 3.5 codes for the protein MATKLYLLLSLFTLAAGNVVRATQFTLQNRCGYTVWPGTLSGNGAAILGEGGFALAPGTSVQFTAPPGWSGRFWARTGCTFDDAGKGKCVTGDCGSLKCAGGGAPPVTLAEFTIGSNPGDKDFYDVSLVDGYNVGMGLWATGGTGDCQYAGCVADLNGRCPAELRVMDAGSGAVVACRSACAAFNTPEFCCTGEHATPQTCSPTQYSEMFKTACPTAYSYAYDDATSTCTCSGSDYLITFCPSGSS
- the LOC126632152 gene encoding probable 1-acyl-sn-glycerol-3-phosphate acyltransferase 4 isoform X1 — translated: MSCIEGGFSWNEMDVCSPLKPDSKLKHRPLSPLRVVRGILCLVVFLSTAFTILVCFAPIIALLLRPLSIHISRTATSLFFGIWLALWPFLFEKINGTKVVFSGDTVPPKERTLLIANHKTEVDWMYLWDLALRKGSLGHIKYVLKSSLMKLPVFGWGFHILEFIPLKRKWEADEPVMRKMLSSFADPADPLWLAIFPEGTDYNEEKCKKSQVFAAENGLPVLSHVLLPRTKGFCACLEALRSSLDAVYDLTITYKNQCPSFLDNAFGVDPSEVHIHVRRIPIEEIPASNADAASWLTEAFLLKDNLLSDFSDQGHFPNEGGEEELSTFKCLVNFMFVIVLTIMLIYLAIFSSVWFKIYIGLSCGYLATATYFDFHPMPILDFVQATCVCNRPRIE
- the LOC126632152 gene encoding probable 1-acyl-sn-glycerol-3-phosphate acyltransferase 4 isoform X2 — its product is MDVCSPLKPDSKLKHRPLSPLRVVRGILCLVVFLSTAFTILVCFAPIIALLLRPLSIHISRTATSLFFGIWLALWPFLFEKINGTKVVFSGDTVPPKERTLLIANHKTEVDWMYLWDLALRKGSLGHIKYVLKSSLMKLPVFGWGFHILEFIPLKRKWEADEPVMRKMLSSFADPADPLWLAIFPEGTDYNEEKCKKSQVFAAENGLPVLSHVLLPRTKGFCACLEALRSSLDAVYDLTITYKNQCPSFLDNAFGVDPSEVHIHVRRIPIEEIPASNADAASWLTEAFLLKDNLLSDFSDQGHFPNEGGEEELSTFKCLVNFMFVIVLTIMLIYLAIFSSVWFKIYIGLSCGYLATATYFDFHPMPILDFVQATCVCNRPRIE